In Tachyglossus aculeatus isolate mTacAcu1 chromosome 10, mTacAcu1.pri, whole genome shotgun sequence, the following proteins share a genomic window:
- the NACA gene encoding nascent polypeptide-associated complex subunit alpha — protein MPGEATETVPAAAEQDLPQPQAETGSGTESDSDESVPELEEQDSAQATTQQAQLAAAAEIDEEPVSKAKQSRSEKKARKAMSKLGLRQVTGVTRVTIRKSKNILFVITKPDVYKSPASDTYIVFGEAKIEDLSQQAQLAAAEKFKVQGEAVSNIQENTQTPTVQEESEEEEVDETGVEVKDIELVMSQANVSRAKAVRALKNNSNDIVNAIMELTM, from the exons ATGCCCGGCGAAGCCACGGAGACCGTCCCCGCCGCCGCCGAGCAGGACTTGCCTCAGCCGCAGGCCGAGACAG GGTCCGGGACAGAGTCGGACAGCGATGAGTCCGTGCCGGAGCTCGAAGAGCAGGACTCGGCGCAGGCAACCACACAGCAGGCTCAG CTGGCAGCTGCCGCCGAGATAGACGAAGAACCCGTCAGCAAAGCCAAACAGAGCCGGAGCGAGAAGAAGGCGCGGAAG GCCATGTCCAAACTCGGCCTTCGCCAGGTCACCGGTGTGACCAGGGTGACCATCCGGAAGTCCAAGAACATCCTCTTTGTCATCACCAAGCCGGACGTCTATAAGAGCCCGGCTTCGGACACCTACATCGTCTTCGGGGAGGCCAAG ATAGAGGACCTGTCCCAGCAGGCCCAACTGGCCGCAGCAGAGAAATTCAAAGTCCAAGGCGAAGCCGTCTCGAACATCCAGGAGAACACACAGACTCCCACCGTCCAGGAGGAGAGCGAAGAGGAAGAG GTTGACGAGACGGGCGTGGAAGTGAAGGACATCGAGCTGGTCATGTCGCAGGCCAACGTGTCCCGGGCCAAGGCCGTGCGCGCGCTCAAGAACAACAGCAACGACATTGTCAACGCCATCATG GAATTGACGATGTGA